In Diachasmimorpha longicaudata isolate KC_UGA_2023 chromosome 4, iyDiaLong2, whole genome shotgun sequence, a single genomic region encodes these proteins:
- the LOC135161295 gene encoding zinc finger protein 99-like isoform X1: MDHYEDDEDTHYCIKCNVTVTGLDNYVRHRQTGCRPSEPKNEVMYPEILNADTFFNSLELRSSVKPKSSVIQVLHGPDKKARVDDKRKKGKRCQEIDETTSKEKLMTLSPVVTDLDDPTDHIGIPSLVGFPDIVTFTEKSTAVTPNKITPKLPDKKRNEDHRVWLNDAILEDLDGNKEAVSSTDVLDSEAEYDYRHEDESDVESDDDDSYSEYEEEGEYHSQAHTGGKWKPEQLLHEISPRNDDDLEHEDYRPESPPLHTGGKWKPTEKADEDEQVNMDDEEEDEDEDDDEDDEEKDRRQPPPGHTRGKWVPGVSVVTTSTSNDTSFWCTPCDRRLASKLLYNRHLRSDLHARRSIQEIEGDIKLPRTVVPLLRGKALSKRQQALVLKSSEEKKALTNKQLRTKQREKLVLRCEMCHARVRRVQMGKHLLSHYHCRVAGLNPSSSIARRFILDNMGNVVRQCPFQCTSCRFYCNTEDTFLLHWRSKLHKSVEDDVSMVPNSSLTCVSCNFWCNKNDTMEEHLVGLKHHEAVAMINGSVPVVIRRQRILTCDSCNRHFQYNFQLRIHSKETGHPLSATATDDYQQRIACGHCSQVFRSLVALQRHQLTSHTSKDGGVLPAPYFCSFCSINFETARDAVLHRRTTSHKQTVKEHKFRGVETSQRDCGHCGERVKDLEALKLHLMQSHHSLCHRCSQCGSVFALSQDLAKHTKKRECVKRLDQKLSSTNQKWSCTNCSMFSTDSQAEFIFHQVLHAGVVDDNPSGPNTSKALAKYRCLLCDKILPKDSMRSHIRKHTGERPFVCMKCNKSFSRRSSLNVHGKGCLARAQNQDQGVKIRERNYVCADCNEAFYTKHTLRQHMLRHGGKSYKCVVPGCPTILRTANELKSHRQLIHETGPNDRKFSCNECTYAAKTRTQLRRHQEKHKIPLNQAHLTCPYKDCPFATQLSSHLKRHIRVHTGTKPYKCRHCPYASNNLENLRKHVLSTRRHPGKMIYECGTCSTSGLTYTTNFSRELRAHLVEAHPETYPTVNHANDYVSSIFSAEDP, from the exons ATGGATCATTATGAGGACGACGAGGACACTCACTACTGCATAAAGTGTAACGTGACAGTAACTGGTCTTGACAATTACGTGCGACATCGTCAAACAGGATGTCGTCCATCCGAACCAAAAAATGAAGTAATGTACCCAGAGATTCTGAATGCCGACACGTTCTTCAATTCGTTGGAGCTGCGAAGCAGTGTAAAGCCAAAATCAAGTGTCATCCAAGTACTCCATGGCCCTGACAAGAAGGCCCGAGTTgacgacaaacgaaaaaaaggaaagagaTGCCAGGAGATTGATGAGACAACTTCCAAAGAAAAGTTGATGACTCTATCACCAGTTGTGACGGATTTGGATGATCCGACGGATCATATTGGAATTCCTTCACTGGTGGGATTCCCCGATATCGTGACGTTCACCGAGAAATCGACAGCAGTGACACCCAACAAAATCACACCCAAGCTGCCGGACAAGAAGCGAAACGAGGATCATCGCGTCTGGTTGAACGACGCCATTCTGGAAGATCTGGATGGAAATAAGGAGGCTGTGTCCTCTACGGACGTACTTGACAGCGAAGCTGAGTATGATTACAGACATGAAGATGAATCAGATGTTGAGAGTGACGATGATGATTCTTACTCGGAGTATGAGGAGGAAGGCGAGTACCATTCGCAAGCTCATACAGGAGGCAAGTGGAAGCCAGAACAGCTTCTTCATGAGATATCTCCTAGGAATGATGATGATCTTGAGCATGAGGACTACAGACCGGAAAGTCCGCCTCTGCATACTGGAGGGAAATGGAAACCAACTGAG AAAGCCGACGAGGATGAGCAAGTCAACATGGACGACGAGGAGGAGGACGAAGACGAGGATGACGATGAAGACGATGAGGAGAAGGACAGGAGACAACCACCACCAGGTCACACACGTGGAAAATGGGTACCAGGTGTCTCTGTTGTTACAACATCCACCAGCAATGATACCAGTTTCTGGTGTACCCCCTGTGACAGAAGACTGGCATCAAAATTACTCTACAACAGGCACTTGCGATCTGATCTCCACGCGAGAAGAAGTATTCAAGAAATCGAGGGGGACATCAAGCTACCGAGAACGGTAGTTCCGCTACTCCGCGGAAAAGCCCTGAGTAAACGACAACAAGCACTGGTCCTT AAATCTTCGGAGGAGAAAAAAGCTTTGACTAATAAGCAGCTGAGGACTAAACAGCGTGAAAAATTGGTACTGCGATGCGAGATGTGCCATGCCCGGGTGCGTCGCGTACAAATGGGTAAACACCTGCTCTCTCACTACCACTGTCGTGTTGCTGGATTGAATCCCAGCAGTTCCATTGCACGTCGCTTTATCCTGGACAACATGGGCAATGTGGTACGCCAGTGTCCATTTCAGTGCACTAGCTGTCGGTTTTATTGCAATACTGAAGACACATTCCTCCTTCATTGGCGCTCTAAATTGCACAAAAGTGTGGAGGATGATGTGAGTATGGTG CCGAACAGCAGTCTTACGTGTGTCAGCTGTAACTTTTGGTGTAACAAGAATGACACCATGGAGGAGCATCTTGTAGGTCTAAAGCACCACGAAGCAGTCGCCATGATCAACGGTTCAGTTCCCGTTGTCATTCGTAGACAGAGAATTCTAACTTGTGACAGTTGCAATCGTCATTTTCAATACAACTTCCAACTCAGGATTCACTCGAAGGAAACTGGACATCCCCTGAGTGCAACAGCCACTGACGACTATCAACAGAGGATAGCTTGTGGGCACTGCTCCCAAGTTTTTAGGTCTCTAGTAGCCCTTCAGCGACATCAACTGACCAGCCATACGTCTAAAGATGGGGGAGTACTGCCGGCACCTTATTTCTGCTCCTTCTGCTCGATCAACTTTGAGACTGCTCGAGACGCTGTGTTACATAGAAGAACCACGAGTCACAAGCAGACTGTCAAGGAGCACAAGTTTCGGGGAGTTGAGACGTCACAAAGGGATTGCGGTCACTGCGGGGAGAGGGTTAAAGATCTGGAGGCACTCAAACTACATTTGATGCAGTCCCATCACAGTCTTTGTCACAG GTGCTCTCAATGTGGATCAGTCTTTGCGCTCTCTCAAGACCTCGCGAAACATACCAAGAAGCGAGAGTGTGTTAAAAGACTCGACCAAAAATTGAGCTCAACAAATCAAAAATGGAGCTGTACGAACTGTTCCATGTTTAGTACAGACTCACAAGcagaattcatttttcatcaggTTCTCCATGCTGGAGTTGTAGATGACAATCCGAGTGGGCCCAATACGAGCAAAGCACTGGCCAAGTATCGGTGCCTGCTATGTGATAAAATCCTACCGAAGGACTCCATGAGGAGTCACATTAGGAAGCACACAGGAGAGAGACCCTTTGTCTGTATGAAATGTAACAAATCCTTTTCTAGAAGATCAAGTCTCAATGTGCATGGGAAGGGATGCCTGGCGAGAGCTCAGAATCAGGATCAGGGAGTGAAAATTCGAGAGAGAAATTATGTGTGTGCTGACTGCAATGAAGCCTTCTACACAAA ACACACACTTCGACAACACATGCTCCGTCATGGTGGCAAGAGCTACAAGTGCGTAGTTCCGGGCTGTCCAACAATTCTTCGAACAGCGAATGAACTCAAGAGCCATCGCCAACTGATCCACGAGACCGGTCCCAACGATCGCAAATTTTCATGCAACGAGTGCACTTATGCAGCCAAAACTAGGACACAGTTACGTCG GCACCAAGAGAAACACAAAATTCCACTGAACCAGGCCCATTTAACCTGTCCATATAAAGACTGCCCCTTTGCCACTCAACTCTCATCACATCTGAAGCGCCACATACGGGTACACACCGGCACAAAACCGTACAAATGTCGGCACTGTCCATACGCCAGCAATAATCTG GAGAATCTGCGAAAACACGTATTATCGACGAGACGGCATCCGGGGAAGATGATATACGAGTGCGGGACTTGCAGCACGAGTGGGCTGACTTACACCACCAACTTTAGCCGAGAACTACGCGCTCACTTAGTCGAAGCACATCCCGAGACATATCCGACTGTGAATCATGCTAATGATTACGTTTCATCGATATTTAGTGCAGAAGATCCATGA
- the LOC135161295 gene encoding zinc finger protein 91-like isoform X2 encodes MDHYEDDEDTHYCIKCNVTVTGLDNYVRHRQTGCRPSEPKNEVMYPEILNADTFFNSLELRSSVKPKSSVIQVLHGPDKKARVDDKRKKGKRCQEIDETTSKEKLMTLSPVVTDLDDPTDHIGIPSLVGFPDIVTFTEKSTAVTPNKITPKLPDKKRNEDHRVWLNDAILEDLDGNKEAVSSTDVLDSEAEYDYRHEDESDVESDDDDSYSEYEEEGEYHSQAHTGGKWKPEQLLHEISPRNDDDLEHEDYRPESPPLHTGGKWKPTEKADEDEQVNMDDEEEDEDEDDDEDDEEKDRRQPPPGHTRGKWVPGVSVVTTSTSNDTSFWCTPCDRRLASKLLYNRHLRSDLHARRSIQEIEGDIKLPRTVVPLLRGKALSKRQQALVLKSSEEKKALTNKQLRTKQREKLVLRCEMCHARVRRVQMGKHLLSHYHCRVAGLNPSSSIARRFILDNMGNVVRQCPFQCTSCRFYCNTEDTFLLHWRSKLHKSVEDDPNSSLTCVSCNFWCNKNDTMEEHLVGLKHHEAVAMINGSVPVVIRRQRILTCDSCNRHFQYNFQLRIHSKETGHPLSATATDDYQQRIACGHCSQVFRSLVALQRHQLTSHTSKDGGVLPAPYFCSFCSINFETARDAVLHRRTTSHKQTVKEHKFRGVETSQRDCGHCGERVKDLEALKLHLMQSHHSLCHRCSQCGSVFALSQDLAKHTKKRECVKRLDQKLSSTNQKWSCTNCSMFSTDSQAEFIFHQVLHAGVVDDNPSGPNTSKALAKYRCLLCDKILPKDSMRSHIRKHTGERPFVCMKCNKSFSRRSSLNVHGKGCLARAQNQDQGVKIRERNYVCADCNEAFYTKHTLRQHMLRHGGKSYKCVVPGCPTILRTANELKSHRQLIHETGPNDRKFSCNECTYAAKTRTQLRRHQEKHKIPLNQAHLTCPYKDCPFATQLSSHLKRHIRVHTGTKPYKCRHCPYASNNLENLRKHVLSTRRHPGKMIYECGTCSTSGLTYTTNFSRELRAHLVEAHPETYPTVNHANDYVSSIFSAEDP; translated from the exons ATGGATCATTATGAGGACGACGAGGACACTCACTACTGCATAAAGTGTAACGTGACAGTAACTGGTCTTGACAATTACGTGCGACATCGTCAAACAGGATGTCGTCCATCCGAACCAAAAAATGAAGTAATGTACCCAGAGATTCTGAATGCCGACACGTTCTTCAATTCGTTGGAGCTGCGAAGCAGTGTAAAGCCAAAATCAAGTGTCATCCAAGTACTCCATGGCCCTGACAAGAAGGCCCGAGTTgacgacaaacgaaaaaaaggaaagagaTGCCAGGAGATTGATGAGACAACTTCCAAAGAAAAGTTGATGACTCTATCACCAGTTGTGACGGATTTGGATGATCCGACGGATCATATTGGAATTCCTTCACTGGTGGGATTCCCCGATATCGTGACGTTCACCGAGAAATCGACAGCAGTGACACCCAACAAAATCACACCCAAGCTGCCGGACAAGAAGCGAAACGAGGATCATCGCGTCTGGTTGAACGACGCCATTCTGGAAGATCTGGATGGAAATAAGGAGGCTGTGTCCTCTACGGACGTACTTGACAGCGAAGCTGAGTATGATTACAGACATGAAGATGAATCAGATGTTGAGAGTGACGATGATGATTCTTACTCGGAGTATGAGGAGGAAGGCGAGTACCATTCGCAAGCTCATACAGGAGGCAAGTGGAAGCCAGAACAGCTTCTTCATGAGATATCTCCTAGGAATGATGATGATCTTGAGCATGAGGACTACAGACCGGAAAGTCCGCCTCTGCATACTGGAGGGAAATGGAAACCAACTGAG AAAGCCGACGAGGATGAGCAAGTCAACATGGACGACGAGGAGGAGGACGAAGACGAGGATGACGATGAAGACGATGAGGAGAAGGACAGGAGACAACCACCACCAGGTCACACACGTGGAAAATGGGTACCAGGTGTCTCTGTTGTTACAACATCCACCAGCAATGATACCAGTTTCTGGTGTACCCCCTGTGACAGAAGACTGGCATCAAAATTACTCTACAACAGGCACTTGCGATCTGATCTCCACGCGAGAAGAAGTATTCAAGAAATCGAGGGGGACATCAAGCTACCGAGAACGGTAGTTCCGCTACTCCGCGGAAAAGCCCTGAGTAAACGACAACAAGCACTGGTCCTT AAATCTTCGGAGGAGAAAAAAGCTTTGACTAATAAGCAGCTGAGGACTAAACAGCGTGAAAAATTGGTACTGCGATGCGAGATGTGCCATGCCCGGGTGCGTCGCGTACAAATGGGTAAACACCTGCTCTCTCACTACCACTGTCGTGTTGCTGGATTGAATCCCAGCAGTTCCATTGCACGTCGCTTTATCCTGGACAACATGGGCAATGTGGTACGCCAGTGTCCATTTCAGTGCACTAGCTGTCGGTTTTATTGCAATACTGAAGACACATTCCTCCTTCATTGGCGCTCTAAATTGCACAAAAGTGTGGAGGATGAT CCGAACAGCAGTCTTACGTGTGTCAGCTGTAACTTTTGGTGTAACAAGAATGACACCATGGAGGAGCATCTTGTAGGTCTAAAGCACCACGAAGCAGTCGCCATGATCAACGGTTCAGTTCCCGTTGTCATTCGTAGACAGAGAATTCTAACTTGTGACAGTTGCAATCGTCATTTTCAATACAACTTCCAACTCAGGATTCACTCGAAGGAAACTGGACATCCCCTGAGTGCAACAGCCACTGACGACTATCAACAGAGGATAGCTTGTGGGCACTGCTCCCAAGTTTTTAGGTCTCTAGTAGCCCTTCAGCGACATCAACTGACCAGCCATACGTCTAAAGATGGGGGAGTACTGCCGGCACCTTATTTCTGCTCCTTCTGCTCGATCAACTTTGAGACTGCTCGAGACGCTGTGTTACATAGAAGAACCACGAGTCACAAGCAGACTGTCAAGGAGCACAAGTTTCGGGGAGTTGAGACGTCACAAAGGGATTGCGGTCACTGCGGGGAGAGGGTTAAAGATCTGGAGGCACTCAAACTACATTTGATGCAGTCCCATCACAGTCTTTGTCACAG GTGCTCTCAATGTGGATCAGTCTTTGCGCTCTCTCAAGACCTCGCGAAACATACCAAGAAGCGAGAGTGTGTTAAAAGACTCGACCAAAAATTGAGCTCAACAAATCAAAAATGGAGCTGTACGAACTGTTCCATGTTTAGTACAGACTCACAAGcagaattcatttttcatcaggTTCTCCATGCTGGAGTTGTAGATGACAATCCGAGTGGGCCCAATACGAGCAAAGCACTGGCCAAGTATCGGTGCCTGCTATGTGATAAAATCCTACCGAAGGACTCCATGAGGAGTCACATTAGGAAGCACACAGGAGAGAGACCCTTTGTCTGTATGAAATGTAACAAATCCTTTTCTAGAAGATCAAGTCTCAATGTGCATGGGAAGGGATGCCTGGCGAGAGCTCAGAATCAGGATCAGGGAGTGAAAATTCGAGAGAGAAATTATGTGTGTGCTGACTGCAATGAAGCCTTCTACACAAA ACACACACTTCGACAACACATGCTCCGTCATGGTGGCAAGAGCTACAAGTGCGTAGTTCCGGGCTGTCCAACAATTCTTCGAACAGCGAATGAACTCAAGAGCCATCGCCAACTGATCCACGAGACCGGTCCCAACGATCGCAAATTTTCATGCAACGAGTGCACTTATGCAGCCAAAACTAGGACACAGTTACGTCG GCACCAAGAGAAACACAAAATTCCACTGAACCAGGCCCATTTAACCTGTCCATATAAAGACTGCCCCTTTGCCACTCAACTCTCATCACATCTGAAGCGCCACATACGGGTACACACCGGCACAAAACCGTACAAATGTCGGCACTGTCCATACGCCAGCAATAATCTG GAGAATCTGCGAAAACACGTATTATCGACGAGACGGCATCCGGGGAAGATGATATACGAGTGCGGGACTTGCAGCACGAGTGGGCTGACTTACACCACCAACTTTAGCCGAGAACTACGCGCTCACTTAGTCGAAGCACATCCCGAGACATATCCGACTGTGAATCATGCTAATGATTACGTTTCATCGATATTTAGTGCAGAAGATCCATGA
- the LOC135161295 gene encoding zinc finger protein 528-like isoform X3, whose amino-acid sequence MDHYEDDEDTHYCIKCNVTVTGLDNYVRHRQTGCRPSEPKNEVMYPEILNADTFFNSLELRSSVKPKSSVIQVLHGPDKKARVDDKRKKGKRCQEIDETTSKEKLMTLSPVVTDLDDPTDHIGIPSLVGFPDIVTFTEKSTAVTPNKITPKLPDKKRNEDHRVWLNDAILEDLDGNKEAVSSTDVLDSEAEYDYRHEDESDVESDDDDSYSEYEEEGEYHSQAHTGGKWKPEQLLHEISPRNDDDLEHEDYRPESPPLHTGGKWKPTEKADEDEQVNMDDEEEDEDEDDDEDDEEKDRRQPPPGHTRGKWVPGVSVVTTSTSNDTSFWCTPCDRRLASKLLYNRHLRSDLHARRSIQEIEGDIKLPRTVVPLLRGKALSKRQQALVLKSSEEKKALTNKQLRTKQREKLVLRCEMCHARVRRVQMGKHLLSHYHCRVAGLNPSSSIARRFILDNMGNVVRQCPFQCTSCRFYCNTEDTFLLHWRSKLHKSVEDDVSMVPNSSLTCVSCNFWCNKNDTMEEHLVGLKHHEAVAMINGSVPVVIRRQRILTCDSCNRHFQYNFQLRIHSKETGHPLSATATDDYQQRIACGHCSQVFRSLVALQRHQLTSHTSKDGGVLPAPYFCSFCSINFETARDAVLHRRTTSHKQTVKEHKFRGVETSQRDCGHCGERVKDLEALKLHLMQSHHSLCHRCSQCGSVFALSQDLAKHTKKRECVKRLDQKLSSTNQKWSCTNCSMFSTDSQAEFIFHQVLHAGVVDDNPSGPNTSKALAKYRCLLCDKILPKDSMRSHIRKHTGERPFVCMKCNKSFSRRSSLNVHGKGCLARAQNQDQGVKIRERNYVCADCNEAFYTNFELLRVSLS is encoded by the exons ATGGATCATTATGAGGACGACGAGGACACTCACTACTGCATAAAGTGTAACGTGACAGTAACTGGTCTTGACAATTACGTGCGACATCGTCAAACAGGATGTCGTCCATCCGAACCAAAAAATGAAGTAATGTACCCAGAGATTCTGAATGCCGACACGTTCTTCAATTCGTTGGAGCTGCGAAGCAGTGTAAAGCCAAAATCAAGTGTCATCCAAGTACTCCATGGCCCTGACAAGAAGGCCCGAGTTgacgacaaacgaaaaaaaggaaagagaTGCCAGGAGATTGATGAGACAACTTCCAAAGAAAAGTTGATGACTCTATCACCAGTTGTGACGGATTTGGATGATCCGACGGATCATATTGGAATTCCTTCACTGGTGGGATTCCCCGATATCGTGACGTTCACCGAGAAATCGACAGCAGTGACACCCAACAAAATCACACCCAAGCTGCCGGACAAGAAGCGAAACGAGGATCATCGCGTCTGGTTGAACGACGCCATTCTGGAAGATCTGGATGGAAATAAGGAGGCTGTGTCCTCTACGGACGTACTTGACAGCGAAGCTGAGTATGATTACAGACATGAAGATGAATCAGATGTTGAGAGTGACGATGATGATTCTTACTCGGAGTATGAGGAGGAAGGCGAGTACCATTCGCAAGCTCATACAGGAGGCAAGTGGAAGCCAGAACAGCTTCTTCATGAGATATCTCCTAGGAATGATGATGATCTTGAGCATGAGGACTACAGACCGGAAAGTCCGCCTCTGCATACTGGAGGGAAATGGAAACCAACTGAG AAAGCCGACGAGGATGAGCAAGTCAACATGGACGACGAGGAGGAGGACGAAGACGAGGATGACGATGAAGACGATGAGGAGAAGGACAGGAGACAACCACCACCAGGTCACACACGTGGAAAATGGGTACCAGGTGTCTCTGTTGTTACAACATCCACCAGCAATGATACCAGTTTCTGGTGTACCCCCTGTGACAGAAGACTGGCATCAAAATTACTCTACAACAGGCACTTGCGATCTGATCTCCACGCGAGAAGAAGTATTCAAGAAATCGAGGGGGACATCAAGCTACCGAGAACGGTAGTTCCGCTACTCCGCGGAAAAGCCCTGAGTAAACGACAACAAGCACTGGTCCTT AAATCTTCGGAGGAGAAAAAAGCTTTGACTAATAAGCAGCTGAGGACTAAACAGCGTGAAAAATTGGTACTGCGATGCGAGATGTGCCATGCCCGGGTGCGTCGCGTACAAATGGGTAAACACCTGCTCTCTCACTACCACTGTCGTGTTGCTGGATTGAATCCCAGCAGTTCCATTGCACGTCGCTTTATCCTGGACAACATGGGCAATGTGGTACGCCAGTGTCCATTTCAGTGCACTAGCTGTCGGTTTTATTGCAATACTGAAGACACATTCCTCCTTCATTGGCGCTCTAAATTGCACAAAAGTGTGGAGGATGATGTGAGTATGGTG CCGAACAGCAGTCTTACGTGTGTCAGCTGTAACTTTTGGTGTAACAAGAATGACACCATGGAGGAGCATCTTGTAGGTCTAAAGCACCACGAAGCAGTCGCCATGATCAACGGTTCAGTTCCCGTTGTCATTCGTAGACAGAGAATTCTAACTTGTGACAGTTGCAATCGTCATTTTCAATACAACTTCCAACTCAGGATTCACTCGAAGGAAACTGGACATCCCCTGAGTGCAACAGCCACTGACGACTATCAACAGAGGATAGCTTGTGGGCACTGCTCCCAAGTTTTTAGGTCTCTAGTAGCCCTTCAGCGACATCAACTGACCAGCCATACGTCTAAAGATGGGGGAGTACTGCCGGCACCTTATTTCTGCTCCTTCTGCTCGATCAACTTTGAGACTGCTCGAGACGCTGTGTTACATAGAAGAACCACGAGTCACAAGCAGACTGTCAAGGAGCACAAGTTTCGGGGAGTTGAGACGTCACAAAGGGATTGCGGTCACTGCGGGGAGAGGGTTAAAGATCTGGAGGCACTCAAACTACATTTGATGCAGTCCCATCACAGTCTTTGTCACAG GTGCTCTCAATGTGGATCAGTCTTTGCGCTCTCTCAAGACCTCGCGAAACATACCAAGAAGCGAGAGTGTGTTAAAAGACTCGACCAAAAATTGAGCTCAACAAATCAAAAATGGAGCTGTACGAACTGTTCCATGTTTAGTACAGACTCACAAGcagaattcatttttcatcaggTTCTCCATGCTGGAGTTGTAGATGACAATCCGAGTGGGCCCAATACGAGCAAAGCACTGGCCAAGTATCGGTGCCTGCTATGTGATAAAATCCTACCGAAGGACTCCATGAGGAGTCACATTAGGAAGCACACAGGAGAGAGACCCTTTGTCTGTATGAAATGTAACAAATCCTTTTCTAGAAGATCAAGTCTCAATGTGCATGGGAAGGGATGCCTGGCGAGAGCTCAGAATCAGGATCAGGGAGTGAAAATTCGAGAGAGAAATTATGTGTGTGCTGACTGCAATGAAGCCTTCTACACAAA CTTTGAACTCCTCCGTGTATCTCTCAGTTGA